A single region of the Chelonia mydas isolate rCheMyd1 chromosome 4, rCheMyd1.pri.v2, whole genome shotgun sequence genome encodes:
- the LEPROTL1 gene encoding leptin receptor overlapping transcript-like 1 isoform X2, with protein MAGIKALISLSFGGAIGLMFLMLGCALPQYNSQYWPLFVLFFYILSPIPYCIARRLVDETDATSNACKELAIFLTTGIVVSAFGLPIVFARAQLILWGACALVLTGNTVIFATILGFFLVFGSNDDFSWQQW; from the exons CTTTGATTAGTTTGTCCTTTGGAGGAGCAATTGGACTAATGTTCTTAATGCTTGGATGTGCTCTTCCGCAGTACAATAG ccAATACTGGCcactgtttgttctgtttttttacatCCTTTCTCCTATTCCATACTGCATAGCAAGAAGATTAGTAGATGAAACAGATGCTACAAGTAATGCTTGCAAGGAACTAGCAATATTTCTTACAACAGGCATTGTTGTCTCAGCATTTGGACTACCTATAGTATTTGCCAGAGCACAACTG ATTTTGTGGGGAGCATGTGCACTCGTCCTCACAGGGAATACTGTCATCTTTGCTACTATCCTAGGATTTTTCTTGGTCTTTGGCAGCAATGACGACTTCAGCTGGCAGCAGTGGTGA